In Clostridium sp. JN-1, one genomic interval encodes:
- a CDS encoding S8 family serine peptidase: MFFLRNKLDPNLKISLVNNCYKKYKVIIHCKHMPDVIEKKVKSHHGKVIYSLYLINCIIAILSKDAVERLIEYPQVDYISLDNYALLCASNILSLNGICYKINSTLTGKNIGIGIVDSGIYPHCDLLNPRNKIKRFVDLINCCNYPYDDNGHGTFMSGILCGSGYLSNGKYSGIAEDSHIYMVKAFNSLGRGWISDILNAIYLIISEREAFNIRILCLPFELPYNNYFIISLFSKLFEIAAKYNIITIVPAGNNGEYDGSISGIATLDNCITVGGIDTTSYSPKLYKYSSCGPFKKLNKPNLVAAAVDICSLNSNINYISERNGHKIYPSNLKIPYACYSGTSCAAAYISGICALLYEKNPDLTFKDISSIIKVSCSPINLSRYKQGSGVLDLDKLPLD, from the coding sequence ATGTTCTTTTTAAGAAATAAATTAGATCCAAACTTGAAAATATCATTAGTTAATAACTGTTATAAAAAATATAAAGTAATAATTCATTGTAAACACATGCCTGATGTAATTGAAAAGAAAGTAAAATCACATCATGGGAAAGTAATTTACTCTTTGTACCTTATAAACTGTATAATTGCTATTTTATCAAAAGACGCTGTAGAAAGATTAATAGAATATCCTCAAGTTGACTATATAAGTTTAGATAATTACGCACTTCTATGTGCTTCTAATATCCTTTCATTAAATGGTATATGCTATAAAATAAACAGTACACTTACTGGTAAAAATATTGGAATAGGTATAGTTGACAGCGGTATATATCCTCATTGTGATTTGCTCAACCCAAGGAATAAAATTAAGAGATTTGTTGACTTAATAAATTGCTGTAATTACCCTTATGATGATAATGGGCATGGTACATTTATGAGCGGCATATTATGCGGAAGCGGTTATTTATCAAACGGCAAATACTCAGGTATAGCAGAAGACAGTCACATATATATGGTTAAAGCATTTAATAGTTTGGGCAGGGGCTGGATATCGGATATTCTAAATGCAATATACTTAATAATAAGTGAGCGAGAGGCTTTTAACATAAGAATATTATGTCTTCCGTTTGAATTGCCTTACAATAATTACTTTATTATATCTTTATTTTCAAAGTTATTTGAAATTGCAGCTAAGTATAATATTATTACCATTGTACCAGCAGGTAATAACGGCGAATATGATGGCAGTATTTCTGGTATAGCAACATTAGATAACTGTATAACTGTAGGCGGCATAGATACTACGAGCTATTCGCCTAAACTTTATAAATATTCATCATGCGGTCCATTTAAAAAACTTAATAAGCCAAATTTAGTTGCTGCTGCTGTAGATATATGTTCTTTGAATTCAAATATTAACTATATATCTGAAAGAAATGGTCATAAAATATATCCAAGTAACCTTAAAATTCCTTATGCATGTTACAGCGGAACTTCCTGTGCTGCTGCATATATATCAGGTATTTGTGCTCTTTTATATGAGAAGAATCCAGACTTAACTTTTAAAGATATATCATCAATTATAAAAGTATCCTGCAGCCCTATAAACTTATCGAGATATAAGCAAGGCTCAGGAGTTTTGGATTTAGATAAGTTACCTCTTGACTAA
- a CDS encoding DUF4434 domain-containing protein: MKLKKNISKICVCVFIIFIFVFIYFNSPLKKSTKPPRADGTFIQVDLAQNWNDEKWKKELTYLKEANMHYIVLSGVSITKDNITQTAYKSSIPGFQKIYGNYDPVDLCLKNAEDLNMKVFIDTNFNSDWWNKSGDDANWLNEQVVKMNSAADELYSKYHSKYPNSFYGWYFPYEVDNAKFSTQSQFLVLSNAVNNHLKHLVSKNERLPFLMSPFMNSFCSSANEYAENWKVFFKNTQLKPGDIFCPQDSIGSGKLKIDEVNEWFTALKKAVNSKSGLLLWANAETFDYRDSSSSTLDRFTKQLKLESPCVDNIICFSYSHYYSPNNIDDGFHKAYIKYLKKGTLSNVKINEPKDIYVSSISNNQFLVSWDKPDDTKNICGYKLYRNGVLIYQNIVQRKYGGNIDETSNKFVDKPYLGTNINKCTYEVRSFDFDGNLSKPSKSITVNITPASEMPNLISKGCKYTISPNPQSTYADNGLKLTDSLYSPNNKVKDNYFIGWYNDPVEITVDLNQICSIRQFSIDYLSNPTSWAELPEKASISVSKDGKNYEPVGMLNFPTVPFSERDGAKYKIFLTLKSPVDARFVKFFSVTKPSNYTFIDEIEVRN, translated from the coding sequence ATGAAACTAAAAAAAAACATTTCTAAAATATGTGTATGTGTTTTTATAATTTTTATATTTGTATTTATATATTTTAATAGTCCTTTAAAGAAAAGTACCAAGCCGCCTAGAGCTGATGGAACTTTTATTCAAGTAGATCTTGCACAAAATTGGAATGACGAAAAGTGGAAAAAAGAACTTACATATTTAAAAGAAGCTAATATGCACTATATAGTACTATCTGGCGTTTCTATAACTAAAGACAATATAACTCAAACAGCTTATAAAAGTTCTATTCCTGGATTTCAAAAAATATATGGTAATTACGATCCTGTAGATCTTTGTTTGAAAAATGCTGAAGATTTAAACATGAAAGTCTTTATAGATACAAACTTTAATAGTGACTGGTGGAACAAATCTGGAGATGATGCAAACTGGCTAAATGAACAAGTTGTTAAAATGAATTCTGCTGCCGATGAGTTGTATTCAAAATATCATTCTAAATATCCAAATTCGTTTTATGGCTGGTATTTTCCATATGAAGTTGATAATGCAAAGTTTTCAACTCAATCTCAATTTCTAGTACTATCTAATGCTGTAAATAATCATCTTAAGCACTTGGTAAGCAAAAATGAGAGGCTTCCATTTTTAATGTCTCCTTTCATGAATTCGTTTTGCAGTAGTGCAAATGAATATGCTGAAAACTGGAAGGTGTTTTTTAAAAACACACAGCTTAAACCTGGAGATATATTTTGTCCTCAAGACTCCATAGGCAGTGGTAAATTAAAAATTGATGAAGTAAACGAATGGTTTACTGCCTTAAAAAAAGCTGTGAACTCAAAAAGTGGTTTATTGCTTTGGGCAAACGCAGAAACCTTTGATTATAGGGACAGCTCTAGTTCAACACTTGATCGTTTTACAAAGCAGCTTAAGCTAGAAAGTCCATGCGTTGATAACATTATATGTTTTTCCTATAGCCATTATTATAGTCCAAATAATATAGATGATGGATTTCATAAAGCTTATATTAAATATTTAAAAAAAGGTACCTTAAGTAATGTGAAAATTAACGAACCTAAGGATATCTATGTATCTTCAATTTCGAACAATCAATTTTTAGTGTCCTGGGATAAGCCGGATGATACTAAGAATATATGTGGTTATAAATTATATCGAAATGGTGTTTTGATATATCAAAACATTGTACAGAGAAAATATGGTGGAAATATTGATGAAACTTCTAATAAATTTGTAGATAAGCCTTACCTTGGTACAAACATAAATAAATGCACATACGAGGTTAGAAGTTTTGATTTCGATGGTAATCTATCTAAACCTTCAAAGTCAATTACAGTTAATATAACTCCTGCATCCGAAATGCCTAACTTGATTTCTAAAGGATGTAAGTATACAATATCACCTAATCCTCAATCAACGTATGCTGATAATGGACTTAAATTAACAGATTCTTTATATTCGCCAAATAATAAAGTTAAAGACAATTATTTTATAGGGTGGTATAATGATCCTGTAGAGATAACTGTAGATTTAAATCAAATTTGTAGTATACGTCAATTTTCAATTGACTATTTAAGTAATCCTACTTCGTGGGCTGAACTTCCTGAAAAGGCTTCTATATCGGTTTCAAAGGACGGAAAAAACTATGAACCAGTTGGTATGCTAAACTTTCCTACAGTTCCTTTTTCAGAACGTGATGGAGCAAAGTATAAAATTTTCTTGACTCTTAAGTCACCTGTTGACGCTAGGTTTGTAAAATTCTTTTCTGTTACTAAACCAAGTAATTATACTTTTATAGATGAAATAGAAGTTCGAAATTAA
- the asnS gene encoding asparagine--tRNA ligase: protein MKTILVKQLYRQYESFDNEEVELTGWVRTIRDSKSFGFIELNDGTFFKNVQIVLDESLDNFKEICKLPISTSLKVLGTVAVTPNSKQPFEIKAKAITVEGNSSSDYPLQKKRHSLEYLRTIAHLRPRSNTFSAVFRVRSLAAYAVHKFFQEQNFVYVNTPIITGSDCEGAGEMFKITTLDFNNMPKTKDGNVDFSKDFFGKETNLTVSGQLSAETLALAFRNVYTFGPTFRAENSNTGRHASEFWMIEPEMAFAELKDYMDTAEGLVKYIINYVMENAPEEMQFFNSFIDKGLFDRLKNVINSEFGRITYTEAVDILEKSGHEFQYPVHWGIDLQTEHERYLTEQVFKKPIFVTDYPKDIKAFYMRMNEDGKTVAAADLLVPGVGEIVGGSQREERYDVLEKRIEELGLNKKDYWWYLELRKYGETKHSGFGLGFERILMYLTGMQNIRDVIPFPRTPGSAEF, encoded by the coding sequence ATGAAAACAATTTTAGTAAAACAACTCTATAGACAATATGAAAGCTTTGATAATGAGGAAGTCGAATTAACTGGATGGGTTAGAACAATACGTGATTCTAAATCCTTTGGATTCATTGAATTAAATGATGGAACATTTTTTAAAAATGTACAGATAGTTCTTGATGAAAGTTTAGATAATTTCAAAGAGATATGTAAATTACCTATAAGTACTTCTCTTAAAGTACTTGGTACTGTGGCTGTTACTCCAAACTCAAAACAACCTTTTGAGATAAAAGCAAAAGCTATAACAGTTGAAGGTAATTCATCTTCAGATTATCCTCTTCAGAAAAAAAGACATTCACTTGAATACTTGAGAACAATTGCACACCTAAGACCAAGAAGTAATACGTTTTCAGCAGTATTTAGAGTGCGTTCACTTGCAGCTTATGCTGTTCACAAATTCTTTCAAGAGCAAAATTTCGTATATGTAAATACTCCGATAATAACTGGCAGCGATTGTGAAGGTGCTGGTGAAATGTTTAAAATAACAACTCTTGATTTTAATAATATGCCTAAAACTAAAGATGGAAATGTAGACTTTTCTAAGGACTTTTTTGGTAAAGAAACAAATTTAACTGTAAGTGGACAGTTGTCTGCCGAAACTCTTGCTCTTGCATTTAGAAACGTATATACATTTGGACCTACCTTCAGAGCTGAAAATTCAAATACAGGAAGGCATGCTTCTGAATTCTGGATGATAGAACCAGAAATGGCCTTTGCTGAATTAAAAGATTATATGGATACAGCTGAAGGACTAGTTAAGTACATAATAAATTACGTAATGGAAAATGCTCCTGAAGAAATGCAATTTTTCAATTCATTTATTGATAAAGGATTATTTGATAGATTAAAAAATGTAATTAATTCTGAATTTGGTAGAATTACCTACACAGAAGCTGTTGATATTCTTGAAAAATCAGGTCATGAATTTCAGTATCCTGTACATTGGGGAATAGACCTTCAGACAGAGCATGAAAGGTACTTAACTGAACAAGTATTTAAAAAACCTATATTTGTAACTGATTATCCTAAAGATATAAAGGCATTTTATATGAGGATGAATGAAGATGGTAAAACAGTTGCTGCAGCTGATCTATTAGTACCTGGTGTTGGAGAAATAGTAGGTGGAAGTCAAAGAGAAGAAAGATATGATGTCCTTGAAAAGAGAATTGAAGAATTAGGTTTAAACAAAAAGGACTACTGGTGGTATCTTGAACTTAGAAAATACGGTGAAACCAAACATTCAGGATTTGGATTAGGATTTGAAAGAATATTAATGTACTTAACAGGAATGCAAAATATAAGAGATGTAATCCCATTCCCAAGAACACCTGGTTCTGCAGAATTTTAA
- a CDS encoding GerMN domain-containing protein, with protein sequence MKKTLCLIISSAAVISSLFYGCSSKDLLSSNNKEKEKQIVLSNEKENTLDLNLYFNSSSSPNNLKMLKEERIIKKDELLGETIINELIKGPSVKSESKPLLPKDTRLISFSVNDNIAYINFSKEANISMSPQVEKACLESIILSLNQISSIHKVKLSIENKDVNIWGNHFDLSKPLGKNDLDNSKL encoded by the coding sequence ATGAAAAAAACTCTTTGTTTAATAATATCGTCTGCTGCCGTGATATCATCCTTATTTTATGGATGTAGTAGTAAGGATCTTTTGAGTTCAAACAACAAAGAAAAAGAAAAGCAAATAGTTTTATCTAATGAAAAGGAAAATACCTTAGACTTAAATTTGTATTTTAATTCTTCATCTTCACCAAACAACCTCAAGATGTTGAAAGAAGAGAGGATAATAAAAAAAGACGAGCTATTAGGTGAAACTATCATAAATGAGTTGATTAAAGGTCCTTCAGTCAAAAGTGAATCAAAACCATTACTTCCTAAGGATACTAGACTTATAAGCTTTTCTGTAAATGACAACATTGCATATATAAACTTTAGTAAAGAAGCAAATATATCAATGTCACCGCAAGTTGAAAAGGCTTGTTTGGAAAGCATTATTTTGTCTCTTAATCAGATTTCTTCAATACACAAAGTAAAGCTTTCTATTGAAAATAAAGATGTTAACATATGGGGAAATCATTTTGATTTATCTAAACCGCTTGGCAAAAATGACCTTGATAATTCTAAATTGTAG
- a CDS encoding SEC-C metal-binding domain-containing protein translates to MSLYKDWTDTVVSFVKTNGEAAFWKEYGAIEKHLYTKVLADHSECIDGIIKDLAENFEVQPVYFMGFLDGINDSLKEHLDLENLDDNSSISIKVDFEKLYFNMLDAKADYLYHLPQWDSIFSKEKRREIHKTWAASKTVINKNKIGRNDPCPCGSGKKYKNCCGKN, encoded by the coding sequence ATGAGTTTATATAAAGATTGGACAGATACAGTTGTAAGTTTTGTAAAAACAAATGGAGAGGCTGCTTTTTGGAAAGAATATGGTGCTATTGAAAAGCATCTTTACACAAAAGTCCTAGCTGATCACAGTGAATGTATTGATGGCATTATAAAAGACTTGGCAGAAAATTTTGAAGTACAGCCAGTATACTTTATGGGATTTTTAGATGGAATAAATGATAGCTTAAAAGAACATTTAGATTTGGAAAATTTAGATGATAATTCTTCCATTAGTATTAAAGTTGACTTTGAAAAGTTATATTTTAATATGTTAGATGCTAAGGCTGATTATTTATATCACCTTCCTCAATGGGACTCAATTTTTTCAAAAGAAAAGAGAAGAGAAATTCATAAGACATGGGCTGCTTCTAAAACTGTTATAAATAAAAATAAAATTGGTAGAAATGATCCTTGCCCTTGTGGAAGCGGCAAGAAATATAAAAATTGCTGTGGTAAAAATTAA
- a CDS encoding TM1266 family iron-only hydrogenase system putative regulator: MEKRIGVIGIVIENIENAPKVNSILHDFAHIIVGRLGIPYRERGISVISVIIDGTTDDVSALTGKLGKIDGINVKSAMTKK, translated from the coding sequence ATGGAAAAAAGGATAGGTGTAATAGGTATAGTCATTGAAAATATAGAAAATGCACCTAAAGTAAACAGTATACTGCATGACTTTGCACACATAATAGTCGGAAGACTTGGAATACCTTATAGAGAAAGAGGTATTTCAGTTATATCTGTAATTATAGATGGTACTACTGATGATGTTAGTGCACTGACTGGTAAGCTTGGTAAAATAGATGGCATAAATGTAAAATCTGCAATGACTAAAAAATGA
- a CDS encoding dUTP diphosphatase, translated as MNLQRLFELQQNLDQHIERNHNLEDESLLSKKVLALQVELAELANETRCFKFWSNKQPSDKKVILEEFVDCLHFILTIGIEKGFTDVEVQGRNPQYDIVGQFSNLYIDINDFIVCNSKDHYITLFEDFLTLGNSLKFSKEEIEEAYYKKNCVNHERQKVGY; from the coding sequence ATGAATTTACAGAGACTATTTGAATTGCAGCAAAATTTAGATCAGCATATTGAAAGGAATCATAATTTAGAAGATGAATCTTTACTATCTAAAAAGGTGTTAGCTCTTCAAGTTGAGCTAGCAGAACTTGCTAATGAGACTAGATGTTTTAAGTTTTGGAGTAACAAACAACCTTCTGATAAGAAGGTTATACTAGAGGAATTTGTAGATTGTCTTCACTTTATACTAACTATTGGAATTGAGAAAGGGTTCACAGACGTAGAAGTTCAAGGAAGAAATCCGCAGTATGATATTGTTGGACAATTTTCAAATCTATATATAGATATAAATGATTTTATAGTTTGCAATTCAAAAGATCATTACATAACTTTATTTGAAGACTTCTTAACTCTTGGAAATAGTTTAAAATTTTCAAAAGAAGAAATAGAAGAAGCATATTATAAAAAAAATTGTGTGAATCATGAAAGACAGAAAGTTGGATATTAA
- the rlmH gene encoding 23S rRNA (pseudouridine(1915)-N(3))-methyltransferase RlmH yields the protein MKIDIVCVGKIKENYLRDAIKEYSKRLSRYCKLQILEVPDEKAPENYSNKEKEIIKKKEGKSILKHIKENSFIITLDLRGKMLSSEEMSSFIKDCCIKGHSNLVFIIGGSLGLSDEVLAKANFSLCFSKMTFPHQLMRVILMEQLYRSYKIMNNEPYHK from the coding sequence ATGAAAATAGATATAGTATGCGTTGGTAAGATTAAAGAAAACTATTTAAGAGATGCTATAAAAGAGTATTCAAAAAGGCTTAGTAGATACTGTAAGCTTCAAATTTTAGAGGTTCCAGATGAAAAGGCTCCTGAAAATTACTCAAATAAGGAAAAGGAGATAATTAAAAAAAAGGAAGGTAAATCGATTTTAAAACATATAAAAGAAAATAGCTTTATAATAACACTTGATCTTAGGGGAAAAATGCTCTCATCGGAAGAAATGTCCTCTTTTATTAAAGATTGTTGTATCAAAGGACATAGTAATTTAGTCTTTATAATAGGCGGCTCCCTTGGTTTATCAGATGAAGTATTAGCTAAAGCTAACTTTTCACTTTGTTTTTCAAAGATGACTTTTCCTCATCAACTCATGAGAGTAATACTTATGGAACAATTATATAGGAGTTATAAAATAATGAATAATGAACCTTATCATAAATAG
- a CDS encoding DMT family transporter, which produces MFAVISSLIAGICMSFQGVFNTRLNEKIGIWETNLIVQGIGLIVTLLIVLVLGTGNLKNIKSCNKLYLSGGVLGVIIIYTVIQGIGKLGPTCSTAIILIAQLVSASLIDAFGLFDTQRIKFDSPKIIGVFVMILGIIIFKYKR; this is translated from the coding sequence ATGTTTGCTGTTATATCTTCCTTAATAGCAGGTATCTGCATGAGCTTTCAAGGAGTTTTTAATACAAGATTAAATGAAAAGATAGGAATATGGGAAACAAACCTTATTGTTCAAGGTATAGGTTTAATTGTAACCTTGCTAATCGTACTTGTACTTGGAACTGGAAACTTGAAAAATATAAAAAGTTGTAATAAATTATATCTTTCAGGCGGCGTACTTGGTGTAATCATAATATATACTGTCATACAAGGTATAGGAAAACTTGGACCAACATGCTCAACTGCAATTATACTGATAGCTCAACTTGTATCTGCTAGTTTAATAGATGCTTTTGGACTTTTTGATACACAGAGGATTAAATTTGATTCACCTAAAATAATCGGTGTTTTTGTTATGATTTTAGGGATTATAATCTTTAAATATAAACGCTAA
- a CDS encoding UDP-N-acetylglucosamine 1-carboxyvinyltransferase codes for MNKLVINGGKSLFGSIEINGAKNAAVAILPAAIMASKNVCTIDNIPNIEDVHCLERILKSLGCNLKISKNSVEIDSTNINNLNANTEDVRKMRASYYLIGALLGRFKKARVELPGGCPIGVRPIDQHIKGFEALGAHVEIKHGSVVISADRLIGTNIFFDVVSVGATINVMLAASLAEGVTTLENVAKEPHIVDVANFLNSMGANIKGAGTDIIRITGVKELKGCSYSVIPDQIEAGTYMIAAAACSGEVTLQNVIPKHLESISAKLIEMGAEVKEDGDSITIKSDKTLKGVNIKTQPYPGFPTDVQQPMSALLSVSKGRSIINESIWESRFKHVDELKKMGANIKVEGRTAIIDGVSNLTGAVVKATDLRAGAAMVIAGLIAEGTTEVLSIEHIDRGYPNIEDKFKALGADIKRVSYSE; via the coding sequence ATGAATAAATTAGTTATTAACGGGGGAAAATCCCTCTTTGGATCTATAGAAATAAATGGTGCTAAGAATGCTGCTGTTGCAATATTACCTGCTGCTATAATGGCAAGTAAAAATGTATGTACTATAGATAATATACCTAATATAGAGGATGTTCATTGTCTTGAAAGAATTCTTAAAAGTTTAGGATGTAATTTAAAAATAAGTAAGAACTCTGTTGAAATAGATAGTACTAATATAAATAACTTAAATGCAAATACAGAGGATGTTAGAAAGATGAGGGCTTCATATTATCTTATAGGGGCGCTGCTTGGTAGATTTAAAAAAGCAAGGGTAGAACTCCCGGGAGGATGTCCTATAGGGGTTAGACCTATAGATCAACATATAAAAGGATTTGAGGCTCTAGGTGCACATGTAGAGATAAAACATGGTTCAGTTGTAATATCAGCTGATAGATTAATTGGAACAAACATATTTTTCGATGTAGTAAGCGTAGGTGCAACTATAAATGTAATGTTAGCTGCATCTTTGGCTGAAGGAGTAACTACTCTTGAAAATGTTGCAAAAGAACCGCATATAGTAGATGTTGCTAACTTTTTAAATAGTATGGGTGCCAATATAAAAGGCGCTGGTACAGATATTATAAGAATAACTGGTGTAAAAGAACTCAAAGGATGTTCTTATAGTGTTATACCTGACCAAATAGAAGCTGGAACTTATATGATTGCTGCTGCTGCCTGCAGCGGTGAAGTTACCCTGCAAAATGTTATTCCTAAACATTTAGAATCAATTTCTGCAAAACTCATAGAAATGGGTGCAGAAGTTAAAGAAGATGGTGATTCTATTACAATAAAATCTGACAAAACATTAAAGGGTGTAAATATAAAAACACAGCCTTACCCTGGTTTCCCAACAGATGTACAACAGCCAATGAGTGCCCTTTTAAGTGTATCTAAAGGTAGAAGTATCATCAATGAGAGCATATGGGAAAGCAGATTTAAACACGTAGATGAGCTAAAGAAAATGGGTGCTAATATAAAAGTTGAAGGTAGAACTGCAATTATAGATGGAGTAAGTAACTTAACAGGCGCTGTTGTCAAAGCTACAGACTTGAGAGCTGGTGCAGCTATGGTTATAGCTGGACTTATTGCAGAAGGAACTACTGAAGTATTGAGCATAGAACATATAGACAGAGGGTACCCAAACATTGAAGATAAGTTCAAAGCTCTAGGTGCTGATATTAAAAGAGTTTCTTATTCTGAATAG
- a CDS encoding MBL fold metallo-hydrolase, which translates to MIFCPLYSGSSGNSIFVAAHNTKILVDAGLAGKKIESALSQIGENPQDIDAIFVTHEHIDHIKGVGVLSRKYDIPIYANALTWKAMAKSIGKIKEDNIKVLDNKYINIKDMDILSYKISHDAASPFGYSINCGSKKACIATDLGFFPKELNHILRDADVILLESNHDTEMLKFGPYPYVLKRRILSDLGHLSNDDCGKAIVSITNGKFKNIILGHLSKTNNYPELAYQTVLNVLNSAGIKVNLDLNLSIAKRDMPSNYIKF; encoded by the coding sequence ATGATTTTTTGTCCTTTATATAGCGGCAGCAGCGGTAATAGTATATTTGTTGCTGCACATAACACTAAAATATTAGTTGATGCTGGTCTTGCCGGCAAGAAAATAGAAAGTGCTCTTTCACAAATTGGTGAAAATCCACAAGATATAGATGCCATATTTGTAACTCATGAACATATAGATCATATAAAAGGAGTAGGTGTTCTATCTAGAAAATATGACATACCTATATATGCAAATGCACTTACATGGAAGGCTATGGCTAAATCTATTGGCAAAATAAAAGAAGATAATATAAAAGTACTTGACAATAAATATATTAACATTAAAGATATGGATATATTAAGTTATAAAATTTCTCACGATGCTGCATCCCCTTTTGGATATTCCATAAATTGTGGAAGTAAAAAGGCTTGTATAGCAACGGACCTTGGATTTTTTCCAAAAGAATTAAATCACATCTTAAGGGATGCTGATGTGATCTTACTAGAAAGTAATCACGATACAGAAATGCTTAAGTTTGGACCATATCCTTATGTACTAAAGAGAAGAATACTTAGTGACCTAGGTCATTTGTCTAATGATGACTGTGGAAAAGCAATAGTTAGTATTACAAATGGTAAATTTAAAAATATCATATTAGGACATTTAAGCAAGACAAATAATTATCCCGAACTTGCTTATCAAACTGTACTAAACGTACTAAACAGTGCAGGGATTAAGGTAAATTTAGATTTAAATTTATCAATAGCAAAAAGAGATATGCCTAGTAACTATATAAAATTTTAA
- a CDS encoding selenium metabolism-associated LysR family transcriptional regulator, protein MDFKQIEAFINVAKFKSFSKAANSTFLSQPAISSHIASLEKELNVQLFDRTSKEVILTPAGDSFLKYALDILNTRDKAIYNLTNFNGNVNGRLKLAASTTPCNTIVPQLIKKFHSIYPEVSFDVIEQSSGKIIQDIVKFDCEIGIVGELVSDERIKNYKLIEDDLILISPLELNLSHFVKLESILKFPFILREQGSATRKTFENALQKTKFNIGDINLHFEVNNLDTQLQFVKHGLGISVVSKQVFRDYISSGMIKESIIEDLSLKRSIYMVLSSKRTLTPTSKAFFDLCKEDFKF, encoded by the coding sequence ATGGACTTTAAGCAAATAGAGGCCTTTATAAATGTTGCAAAATTCAAAAGCTTTTCTAAAGCAGCTAATTCAACTTTCTTATCTCAACCAGCTATAAGTTCTCATATAGCTAGTTTAGAAAAAGAACTAAACGTTCAGTTATTTGACAGAACTTCTAAAGAGGTTATTTTAACCCCCGCTGGAGACTCATTTTTAAAATACGCATTAGACATTTTAAATACTAGGGATAAAGCTATATACAATTTAACTAACTTTAATGGAAATGTAAATGGCAGGCTAAAGCTTGCTGCAAGTACTACTCCATGCAATACCATTGTACCTCAATTAATAAAAAAGTTTCATAGTATATATCCAGAAGTATCTTTTGATGTCATAGAGCAAAGTTCCGGTAAGATAATTCAGGATATAGTAAAATTTGATTGTGAAATAGGTATAGTAGGTGAGCTAGTAAGTGATGAAAGAATTAAAAATTATAAGTTAATTGAAGATGATTTGATTTTAATATCACCACTTGAGTTAAATCTTTCACATTTCGTGAAACTCGAATCAATTTTAAAATTTCCATTCATACTTAGAGAACAAGGCTCTGCTACCCGTAAAACTTTTGAAAATGCTTTACAAAAAACTAAATTTAATATTGGAGATATAAATTTACATTTCGAAGTTAATAACCTTGATACACAGCTTCAATTCGTAAAACATGGACTAGGTATATCCGTAGTGTCAAAACAAGTATTTAGAGATTACATATCTTCTGGAATGATAAAAGAAAGCATAATTGAAGACTTATCCTTAAAAAGATCAATATATATGGTTTTAAGCTCTAAAAGAACTTTAACCCCAACATCTAAGGCATTTTTTGACTTATGTAAAGAGGATTTTAAATTTTAA